From one Takifugu rubripes chromosome 14, fTakRub1.2, whole genome shotgun sequence genomic stretch:
- the LOC101062586 gene encoding alpha-1,3-mannosyl-glycoprotein 4-beta-N-acetylglucosaminyltransferase B-like isoform X1, producing MRISNLKCGLVLIALTCFPMVIWIVRIPRDKDSTAVGTARWTDLQNLYGHLHLAKKMEAEVSRDLRAVLQQLNSICQPVNNIRVLPQNVAVSALKEMQQVLQRPNIHHYLPHLRQNLDSLSPNVVLGQGRHGVFLVMGIPTVKREKQSYLMNTLSSLLFSLTQAHRQHLLIIVFVAETDSEYVHSTAETIKKHFPDDVQSGLLEVVSPSPHYYPDFSTIKESLGDSKDRVRWRTKQNLDFSYLMHYAQDKGSYYIQLEDDVIAKSGYYDEIKAFTAQEASKDWLFLEFSQLGFIGKMFRTSDLHMISEFFLMFHKDKPVDWLLDHILWVKTCNPEKNAKHCNDQKALLKRQYKPSLFQHVGLHSSLLGKIQPLKDKAFETSKLYQAHNNPAAELSSSLTHYQQHSLERAYKGVDFFWALTPSQNDYILFKFLQPIHISGYLFRSGNIETSTDKFHNTTVEVLPRNASVRQKFLTSLPSAYKESDNGFIIVGAFASGLAEGAIEDVLQPICAIRLVFQSDADVWAILSEISIKV from the exons ATGAGGATTTCTAATCTTAAATGTGGATTGGTGCTAATTGCTTTAACGTGTTTTCCTATGGTGATTTGGATTGTACGAATTCCCAGGGATAAAG ATTCAACAGCTGTTGGTACAGCAAGATGGACAGACTTGCAAAATCTGTATGGACATCTGCATTTGGCTAAGAAGATGGAAGCAGAGGTCAGCAGAGACCTCCGGGCTGTGCTACAACAGCTGAACAGCATTTGTCAACCTGTCAACAACATCAGGGTTTTACCACAGAATGTTGCCGTCTCTGCTTTAAAGG AGATGCAGCAGGTTCTCCAGAGGCCAAACATTCACCACTACCTGCCCCACCTCAGACAGAATTTGGACAGCCTCTCCCCAAATGTAGTCCTGGGTCAGGGAAGGCATGGAG TGTTCCTGGTGATGGGCATTCCTACAGTCAAACGGGAAAAGCAGAGCTACCTGATGAATACACTCAGTTCATTACTGTTCAGCCTGACTCAGGCACATCGCCAACATCTGCTTATTATTGTCTTCGTTGCTGAG ACAGACTCAGAATACGTGCACAGCACAGCAGAGACCATTAAGAAGCA TTTTCCAGATGATGTGCAGTCTGGGCTACTGGAAGtggtctctccctcccctcattACTACCCAGACTTCAGCACCATCAAAGAGAGCTTAGGAGACTCCAAGGACAGAGTCAG GTGGAGAACAAAGCAGAATCTGGACTTCAGCTACCTCATGCATTATGCTCAGGACAAAGGAAGCTATTATATTCAG TTAGAAGATGATGTTATTGCAAAATCAGGGTACTACGATGAAATTAAGGCTTTCACCGCTCAGGAGGCTTCTAAAGATTGGCTGTTCCTGGAGTTCTCCCAGCTAGGATTCATAG GCAAAATGTTCCGGACCAGTGACCTCCATATGATCTCAGAATTCTTCCTTATGTtccacaaagacaaaccggtGGACTGGCTCTTAGATCACATCCTCTGGGTGAAGACTTGCAACCCAGAAAAAAATGCA AAACACTGTAATGACCAGAAGGCCTTGCTAAAACGCCAGTACAAGCCCTCCCTGTTTCAGCATGTCGGCCTCCATTCCTCTCTGCTTGGGAAGATACAGCCTCTGAAG GATAAGGCCTTTGAGACTTCAAAACTCTATCAGGCCCATAATAACCCAGCAgcggagctgagcagcagcctgacacaCTACCAGCAGCACAGCCTGGAGAGGGCCTACAAAGGAGTGGACTTCTTCTGGGCATTAACGCCATCTCAGAATGACTACATACTTTTCAAATTCCTACAACCAATTCACATTTCTGG ATATCTGTTTCGCAGTGGGAATATCGAGACCAGTACCGACAAGTTCCATAACACCACTGTGGAAGTTCTCCCCAGAAAC GCATCAGTGAGACAGAAATTCCTGACTAGCCTGCCTTCTGCATACAAAGAATCAGATAACGGCTTTATTATCGTCG
- the LOC101062586 gene encoding alpha-1,3-mannosyl-glycoprotein 4-beta-N-acetylglucosaminyltransferase B-like isoform X2 — MRISNLKCGLVLIALTCFPMVIWIVRIPRDKDSTAVGTARWTDLQNLYGHLHLAKKMEAEVSRDLRAVLQQLNSICQPVNNIRVLPQNVAVSALKEMQQVLQRPNIHHYLPHLRQNLDSLSPNVVLGQGRHGVFLVMGIPTVKREKQSYLMNTLSSLLFSLTQAHRQHLLIIVFVAETDSEYVHSTAETIKKHFPDDVQSGLLEVVSPSPHYYPDFSTIKESLGDSKDRVRWRTKQNLDFSYLMHYAQDKGSYYIQLEDDVIAKSGYYDEIKAFTAQEASKDWLFLEFSQLGFIGKMFRTSDLHMISEFFLMFHKDKPVDWLLDHILWVKTCNPEKNAKHCNDQKALLKRQYKPSLFQHVGLHSSLLGKIQPLKDKAFETSKLYQAHNNPAAELSSSLTHYQQHSLERAYKGVDFFWALTPSQNDYILFKFLQPIHISGYLFRSGNIETSTDKFHNTTVEVLPRNVPLPVGWLKGRLKTCCNRSVQYAWCSSLMRMSGRS; from the exons ATGAGGATTTCTAATCTTAAATGTGGATTGGTGCTAATTGCTTTAACGTGTTTTCCTATGGTGATTTGGATTGTACGAATTCCCAGGGATAAAG ATTCAACAGCTGTTGGTACAGCAAGATGGACAGACTTGCAAAATCTGTATGGACATCTGCATTTGGCTAAGAAGATGGAAGCAGAGGTCAGCAGAGACCTCCGGGCTGTGCTACAACAGCTGAACAGCATTTGTCAACCTGTCAACAACATCAGGGTTTTACCACAGAATGTTGCCGTCTCTGCTTTAAAGG AGATGCAGCAGGTTCTCCAGAGGCCAAACATTCACCACTACCTGCCCCACCTCAGACAGAATTTGGACAGCCTCTCCCCAAATGTAGTCCTGGGTCAGGGAAGGCATGGAG TGTTCCTGGTGATGGGCATTCCTACAGTCAAACGGGAAAAGCAGAGCTACCTGATGAATACACTCAGTTCATTACTGTTCAGCCTGACTCAGGCACATCGCCAACATCTGCTTATTATTGTCTTCGTTGCTGAG ACAGACTCAGAATACGTGCACAGCACAGCAGAGACCATTAAGAAGCA TTTTCCAGATGATGTGCAGTCTGGGCTACTGGAAGtggtctctccctcccctcattACTACCCAGACTTCAGCACCATCAAAGAGAGCTTAGGAGACTCCAAGGACAGAGTCAG GTGGAGAACAAAGCAGAATCTGGACTTCAGCTACCTCATGCATTATGCTCAGGACAAAGGAAGCTATTATATTCAG TTAGAAGATGATGTTATTGCAAAATCAGGGTACTACGATGAAATTAAGGCTTTCACCGCTCAGGAGGCTTCTAAAGATTGGCTGTTCCTGGAGTTCTCCCAGCTAGGATTCATAG GCAAAATGTTCCGGACCAGTGACCTCCATATGATCTCAGAATTCTTCCTTATGTtccacaaagacaaaccggtGGACTGGCTCTTAGATCACATCCTCTGGGTGAAGACTTGCAACCCAGAAAAAAATGCA AAACACTGTAATGACCAGAAGGCCTTGCTAAAACGCCAGTACAAGCCCTCCCTGTTTCAGCATGTCGGCCTCCATTCCTCTCTGCTTGGGAAGATACAGCCTCTGAAG GATAAGGCCTTTGAGACTTCAAAACTCTATCAGGCCCATAATAACCCAGCAgcggagctgagcagcagcctgacacaCTACCAGCAGCACAGCCTGGAGAGGGCCTACAAAGGAGTGGACTTCTTCTGGGCATTAACGCCATCTCAGAATGACTACATACTTTTCAAATTCCTACAACCAATTCACATTTCTGG ATATCTGTTTCGCAGTGGGAATATCGAGACCAGTACCGACAAGTTCCATAACACCACTGTGGAAGTTCTCCCCAGAAAC